In Candidatus Angelobacter sp., the genomic stretch GATCGGGTCCTCGATCGTGATGATGTGCGCGTCGTCGCGTTCCTCGTTGATGATGTTGATCATTGAGGCCAGTGATGTGGTTTTTCCGGAGCCGGTGGGGCCGGTGACCAGAACCAGACCGCGAGGCTTGTAAAGAAGTTCGCGGACGGAGGGGGGGATGCCGATTTGTTCGAGCGTCAGTAATTTGCTGGGGATTTGCCGGGCGACGATCCCAAACTGCCCCTTCTCCTTGAAGACACTGACGCGGAAGCGGGCAAGTTCACCGAAGGCAAAACCAAAATCGGCGCCGCCCCGTTCGCGCACCTGTTGTATGTGGTCTTCGGAGGTGATGCTGCGCATCAATTCCTCCGTGTCCTCCGGCCGCAACGAAGGGCCTTCCACTTTGTGCAAAACTCCGTGTAGCCGGATTACAGGCGGAACACCGACGCGCAAATGCAGGTCCGCCGCGCCCTCGGCCACAACCAGCTGCAACAAATCAGACATCGAATACGACATAAGAATCAGAATGAGCGCGCCGACGGTTCTCCACCGTGAAAGCGGAGCGTCGGACATTTCATCAATTCAATTGGACAACACAACCCGCGATTCGTCATTCCAGATCCCCCAGCGTCGCCCGGATGACCTCCTCCGGAGAGGTCAGTCCGGCGAGCACTTTTCGAGCGCCGTCTTCACGAAGCGTTCGCATGCCCATTTCGCGGGCCCGTGAGCGCAACTCAGACGCAGCGACGCGGTCATAGATAAGCTTCCGAATCTCATCTTCGATGACGAAAATCTCAAAAATGCCGAAACGACCACGATACCCCGTCTTGTTGCAGTCGCTGCAACCCTTGCCTTTCATGAACGTGGCATTCCCGGTGTTGTTTGGATCGATGCTCAACGCGCGCAGCTCGGCTTCGGTCGGCACATAAGGAGCGCCGCAACGCCGGCAAACACGCCGCACCAGCCGTTGTGCCAGCAACGCGCGGGCTGACGATGCGACGAGGAACGGTTTGACGCCAATGTCGATCAGACGGGTCACCGCGCTGGGGGCGTCGTTCGTGTGCAACGTGGAGAATACCAGGTGACCGGTCAGGGAGGCGTTGATCGCGATGGAGGCGGTTTCCAGATCACGTATTTCGCCCAACATAATCACGTTGGGCGCCTGGCGAAGCATGGACCGCAAGGCGCTGGCGAATGTCAGCCCCACCGCTTCACTGACTTGAACCTGGTTGATACCGGAAAGCTGGTATTCAACCGGGTCCTCCACCGTGATGATCTTGCGGTCGGGGCGGTTGATATAGTTCAAGACGGCGTAAAGCGTCGTGGTCTTGCCCGAACCGGTCGGCCCGGTGACCAGCAATATTCCGTCCGGCAAACCAATCAGTTTTTCAAACGTCTGCTGGTCGTCGGTAAAAAAGCCCAGCTCGGCGAGGCCAAGCTTGAGCCCCTCCTTGTCCAGAATGCGCATGACAATGCTCTCGCCATGATTGGTGGGGATGCACGACACGCGCAAATCGATCGTCTTGCCTCCCACCGGCGTCTGAATGCGCCCGTCCTGGGGAATCCGCCGTTCCGCGATCGACATGTTCGACATGATCTTCAACCGGCTGATCATCGACGCCTGCAGTCGCTTCGGAGGCCCCTTCATCTCGTGGAGTACGCCATCAATCCGGTAACGCAACCGGAACTTTTTCGCCAGCGGCTCAAGATGAATATCAGAAGCGCGAGCCTTGAAGGCATCCACAATGATGGTGTTGACCAACTTGATGATCGGAGCGTCTGCGTCAACGACCGAGCCGTCATCCTTGGCCGACACCTCGGCAAGCGTCGAAATCTGGATTTCTCCCTCGGTGATGTCCTGTATCATCTTGTCCACCGAGTTTTCCCGCGCTCCTCCATAATAGCGGCCCAGCGCCTCTTCGATGTCGTCCGGACTGGCGACTTGAGGCACCACATCAAGATTGAGCAGGTGTTTCAGACTGTCGAGGGTATCGAGGTCTGACGGGTCGCTAATCGCAACGGTAACCGTGCCGTCGTGCTTGGAAACGGGAACAACGCTGTACTTTTTGGCGATATGGCGGGGAATCGCGGAAATCACCTCGTCGCTGAGCCGCATGTCACCGAGATTTACGAATTCAACCCCGAATTGCGCCGCCTTCGCCTGGGCCACCTGCGCCGACGTGATCACCTTCTTCGCGACCAACGTGTCCACGACGCCCTCGCCGGTCGAATCAGCTTCCTGCCGAACCGGGCCGAGTTGGTCCTCGGTTACCAGTCCCATGTCCGTCAGTGTATCTAACAAATAGTCGTCTCTCGCAGCCACAGTCGGTTGCTCCTGTTCGTGACCCGTCGTTTTGGAATTTCGGCCATAGTATCGGTCACGGTCTTAATGTCAAACGTTCGCGCGGATATGCAGCAGGAATTTCGCCTCATAAAATAAATCGTCAACAAAAACACGTCGCCGTGATCAGTCGTGGGGCTCAAGAGAGATCTCCAAAGAACCGAGCCGCACGAAGGCGACTTCACGACGAGAACAAACCACCGGGGTGATGGGGAACTGGCGCATCCGTCAGGAGTTGAACCTGAAACCTTCTGATCCGTAGGAACCCAAGGCTTGTTTCTCGGTGTCTCAATTCCAAACTCAACATGAAACAAAACGCATTGCGGGAAAGCGGATTGCGCGCCGCGCACCGCATTCTGAAACAAACTGAAACCAGTCGCAACATCG encodes the following:
- a CDS encoding ATPase, T2SS/T4P/T4SS family — protein: MAARDDYLLDTLTDMGLVTEDQLGPVRQEADSTGEGVVDTLVAKKVITSAQVAQAKAAQFGVEFVNLGDMRLSDEVISAIPRHIAKKYSVVPVSKHDGTVTVAISDPSDLDTLDSLKHLLNLDVVPQVASPDDIEEALGRYYGGARENSVDKMIQDITEGEIQISTLAEVSAKDDGSVVDADAPIIKLVNTIIVDAFKARASDIHLEPLAKKFRLRYRIDGVLHEMKGPPKRLQASMISRLKIMSNMSIAERRIPQDGRIQTPVGGKTIDLRVSCIPTNHGESIVMRILDKEGLKLGLAELGFFTDDQQTFEKLIGLPDGILLVTGPTGSGKTTTLYAVLNYINRPDRKIITVEDPVEYQLSGINQVQVSEAVGLTFASALRSMLRQAPNVIMLGEIRDLETASIAINASLTGHLVFSTLHTNDAPSAVTRLIDIGVKPFLVASSARALLAQRLVRRVCRRCGAPYVPTEAELRALSIDPNNTGNATFMKGKGCSDCNKTGYRGRFGIFEIFVIEDEIRKLIYDRVAASELRSRAREMGMRTLREDGARKVLAGLTSPEEVIRATLGDLE